A region of Liolophura sinensis isolate JHLJ2023 chromosome 8, CUHK_Ljap_v2, whole genome shotgun sequence DNA encodes the following proteins:
- the LOC135472858 gene encoding neutral protease-like, which produces MQLIFPIFVGLVITGCADGARRVSAHSRAKRSVEEAFKKDPHRLKRDTDLHLRNVRDLMQAKSHEEFHPVDSSKTAQGSILWKFKENYKGLEVIDASLAVETDSAGRYTGDAQGTFIEGIEEDLPTLKPLVTKAEAFFLCMKQMKVLQHRERIPTYTADLKINTDKFNVARLAYFVQFLLENKDILARPTCLIDGNTGETVHAWDSLETKERLVEGVGGNVKSGKVRYGKNHRQLKAKQIGNTCYLENDYVKVINMNFTQDDEITETISFPCDKGYNDSYDGSYSAALDAFYNGNGVYNMFKDWFNIEPLKLPITLRVHYGESLESAFWNGENCSFGDGNERFYALTAMDVMAHELAHGFTERHAGLYYFDQPGSIDESFSDITGEVAEAYLYGNDWYVGKEIMRKVYAFRYFDDPHLDGLSIDHVDNYTDGINVHFGSGVMNKAFYEIVHGLDMDVRDAYSIFLLANRLYWYHFSTYEEAGCDLMKAAYDLGLDPLGIEQALHTVGINGCDVSQHALTLRRNYDQKGFIITETKRPVYAINSPYWALNMTVIANSKMGPIKILASNNTWPTKTSYDYESEWNGEAATLTIDEPPEGRIYVMLTSPSKVEIEDGSLLLSYGCGEGDWTDGAFFLDCIFGSDEFR; this is translated from the exons ATGCAGCTCATCTTTCCCATTTTTG TGGGGCTGGTTATTACCGGTTGTGCTGATGGCGCTCGCAGGGTATCTGCCCATTCCAGGGCGAAACGATCCGTGGAAGAAGCCTTCAAAAAAGATCCACATCGTTTGAAACGTGACACGGATCTTCATCTCAGAAACGTACGAGACTTGATGCAAGCCAAATCCCATGAGGAATTCCATCCAGTTGACAGTTCAAAAACAGCACAAGGGTCTATCCTTTGGAAGTTTAAGGAGAACTACAAAGGACTGGAAGTGATAGATGCTTCTCTAGCTGTTGAGACTGATTCTGCTGGTCGATACACCGGAGATGCTCAAGGAACTTTCATTGAAGGCATCGAAGAAGATTTGCCAACGCTGAAACCCTTAGTCACGAAGGCGGAAGCGTTCTTTCTGTGCATGAAGCAGATGAAGGTTTTGCAGCATCGAGAACGGATACCTACTTACACGGCCGACCTAAAAATCAACACAGATAAGTTTAACGTTGCGAGACTTGCGTATTTCGTTCAATTTCTTTTAGAAAATAAGGACATTCTTGCAAGACCCACTTGCTTGATCGATGGAAATACTGGTGAAACAGTCCATGCTTGGGATTCACTGGAGACGAAGGAAAGACTAGTGGAAGGAGTTGGAGGTAATGTCAAATCAGGTAAAGTCAGGTACGGAAAGAATCACAGACAGCTTAAAGCTAAGCAAATTGGGAATACCTGCTACCTGGAAAATGACTACGTGAAGGTTATCAACATGAATTTCACCCAGGACGATGAAATTACTGAGACAATCAGCTTTCCTTGCGATAAGGGCTACAATGACTCTTACGATGGCAGCTATTCCGCGGCCCTGGATGCTTTCTATAACGGCAATGGTGTCTACAACATGTTTAAGGATTGGTTCAATATAGAACCCCTGAAACTTCCGATCACTCTACGTGTTCACTACGGCGAGAGCCTGGAATCTGCTTTCTGGAACGGGGAAAACTGTTCATTCGGAGATGGTAACGAAAGATTCTACGCCCTGACTGCCATGGATGTAATGGCTCACGAGCTGGCCCATGGCTTCACAGAACGACATGCCGGTCTGTATTACTTTGATCAACCCGGCTCCATTGACGAGTCCTTTTCAGACATCACTGGAGAAGTGGCAGAGGCTTATCTCTACGGTAACGACTGGTATGTGGGAAAAGAAATCATGAGGAAGGTGTATGCCTTCCGCTACTTTGACGATCCTCATCTTGACGGGTTGTCCATCGACCACGTGGACAACTACACGGACGGCATAAACGTTCACTTCGGCAGCGGCGTCATGAACAAAGCTTTCTATGAGATCGTTCATGGACTAGACATGGACGTGAGGGATGCCTATAGTATCTTTCTGCTAGCCAACAGGTTGTACTGGTATCACTTTAGCACGTATGAGGAAGCAGGATGCGACTTGATGAAAGCCGCCTACGACCTTGGGCTTGATCCCCTGGGCATTGAACAGGCGCTTCACACAGTGGGTATAAACGGCTGTGACGTATCCCAACATGCCCTCACTCTCCGGAGAAATTACGATCAGAAAGGGTTCATCATCACAGAGACGAAGAGGCCTGTCTACGCCATCAATTCTCCTTACTGGGCTCTCAACATGACGGTCATAGCTAACAGCAAGATGGGGCCGATCAAGATTCTAGCCAGCAACAATACTTGGCCGACCAAGACAAGCTATGATTATGAATCTGAATGGAATGGTGAAGCTGCAACTCTAACGATAGATGAGCCTCCGGAGGGGCGGATCTATGTGATGCTTACATCTCCTTCTAAGGTGGAAATCGAAGATGGCTCTCTTCTGCTCAGCTATGGGTGTGGCGAGGGAGACTGGACTGATGGGGCATTCTTCTTAGACTGTATCTTTGGTAGCGACGAATTCCGCTAA
- the LOC135473090 gene encoding uncharacterized protein LOC135473090, which produces MTSIGSTGDPSDRLHGDQIEPSNKEEEPCESTASDLEQQQPEAPPVMDEAGLLSEEGQNVLEKLGEIDLEDEDTEMLLEQAYAMNRQLKEILRQQERGESDESGTDSIRRVPRSDKHRGMNTRHSVLPPIKKSDASKQHDIYSARMSRPHQSTSSINSGKSKSATSRKTPSSSAHSGHTDSSRRSRSQKSASSSVGGDRPAWNDRFSYT; this is translated from the exons atgacGTCGATAGGATCTACAGGAGATCCGTCTGATAGGTTACATGGTGATCAGATTGAACCTTCTAACAAAGAAGAAGAACCTTGCGAGTCCACCGCTAGTGATttggaacaacaacaaccggAGGCACCGCCAGTCATGGACGAAGCTGGCCTACTATCAGAAGAGGGTCAAAATGTGTTGGAGAAGTTAGGTGAAATTGATTTGGAAGACGAGGACACAGAAATGCTTTTAGAACAAGCTTATGCCATGAATCGCCAGCTGAAAGAAATCTTACGACAGCAGGAAAGGGGGGAGTCAGATGAGAGCGGTACAGACTCAATACGCCGTGTTCCCCGATCCGACAAGCACAGAGGAATGAATACAAGGCACAGCGTTCTACCGCCGATAAAGAAGTCTGATGCGTCAAAACAGCATGACATTTACAGTGCCAGGATGTCCCGACCACACCAGTCTACCAGCAGTATCAATAGCGGCAAATCTAAGAGTGCCACAAGTCGCAAAACACCATCTTCATCAGCTCATTCG GGCCATACAGACAGTTCCAGAAGATCCAGAAGCCAGAAAAGTGCTTCAAGTTCGGTTGGTGGTGACAGACCTGCATGGAATGACAGATTTTCCTATACTTGA